A region of the Candidatus Marsarchaeota archaeon genome:
TGCGCCGAGCCGCAATAAACAGCGTAAGCACATTCGCCATAGACACGGTGACGTTATACGAGAACACCAGCGCACTTTTCGACGAATACATAGCGCACAGGATAGGGCTGGTGCCGATAGTTACCCCGTCCAAGGGCTATACCGACAAGGACGAGATACTGTTCTCCATTGAGGCCGAGGGCCCGTGCACAGTCTATTCGAAGGATCTCGAGAGCCGCGACAAGGAGGTAAAGGTTGCCATCCCCGGCATACCTATAATAAAGCTGGCCAAAGGCCAGAGAGTCAGGCTGGAGGGCAAGGCCCGCATGGGCACTGCCTTGAGACATGCCAAGTTCCAGCCAGGGCTTGTGACCTACGAAGAAAACAATGGCGTTTATGAATTCACCGTCGAGGCCTTCGGGCAGATGCCGCCCAGAGAAATAGTTAATAAGGCTTGCGAGGCAATTAAGGAACAGATAAAGGATGTCGAGAAATTCGCTAAGAAGATTTGACGCGGGGGTGGCAGAGCATGGCCAAATGCGCAGGACTGAGGATCGTAATTTTTAGCGAAATTATGTTTAGAACTCCTGTGTCTTTAGAGACTGCATGGGTTCAAATCCCATCCCCCGCATAACGAAGTGAAACGTATGAAGCTGAATGTAGAGAGGAGCGACGTGAAGAGCTGGCTGGCCACCCTGGCGGATGCGCAGGGCGACGCCAAGAGAGCCAAGCTCTGGAAGCGGCTCTATAAGCTAACGGCCAGGCCCACGCGCAGGCGCGTCGAGGTTGACCTCTACAAGATAGACAAAAATAGTAGCTCTGGCGATAACATAATAGTGCCTGGCAAGGTACTCTCTGCCGGGGCGCTTAGCCATCCGGTCTCGATAACCGCGATAGCGTTTTCAGGCAGCGCCACTGAGAGCCTTAAGGGCTCCAAGTGCGAGATAGTTGCGCTTCCTGAAATGATGAAGCGCAGCAGGCTGAAAATAATAATATGAGTGCTTACATGGAAACAAAGCCGGAGCGGAAGGTTGAAGTGTATGACGCCAGCGGAATGGTGCTCGGCAGGCTTGCCAGCATCGTCGCGAAGCAGCTCGTGCTCGGCAAGAACGTCGCGGTGGTCAACGCCGGCAGGGCCGTGATAAGCGGAAAGGCCGGCGTGCTAGCCAGCAGGTACCGCACAAGGCTCAATCTGAAGGAGAGCGAGAACCCTGAGCACTCGCCCTACTGGTCAAGAAGGCCAGACATGCTTGTGAAGCGCATAATCAGGGGCATGCTGCCATACAGGCGCCCGAAGGGCAAGGAGGCATACAGCAGGCTTCGCGTGTTTACCAACGTGCCCGAGGGGCTTAAGGGAACGAAGCCTGTCGAGCTGGAAATGAAGAACCCAGCGCACATATACACAGGGTACGTGACTGTAGGCGAGCTCTCCAAGCTTCTAGGATACAGGGTCAAGTGATGTTGATGGTTGAAAGCGCAGTTGATGCAATGAAGGACGCGCAAGTCGGGGTGCAGCCGCCAGCGGCAGCGCCGCAGGCCGACGAGCCGAAGCCGGCGCAGAAGAAGCCGAGCAAGCGCGCCGCGAAGCCGCAGGTTGTATTCGCAAAGAGCAAACGGAAGGAGAGCGTGGCGCGGGCGTCAGGCCGCAAGGGTTCCGGCTCGATACGCATCAACTCAAAGCTTATAAGCGTCTACGAGCCAAAGGAGCTGCGCGCGATCATGCTCCGGCCGGTCTACGTGTCTGACATGACTAAAGAGCTTGCGCACAAAATAGACATAAGCGTCAATGTGAGCGGCGGTGGAGTGAGCTCGCGGGCGCAGGCCGTCAGTGGCGCAATAGCCAGGGTCATAATGGGATTCTCCAATGGCGATACCGTCAAGAAGGAATACCTGCGCTTCGACAGGAGCCTGGTAATAGACGACCCGAGGCGCGTAGAGCCGAAGAAGTTCAGGGGCCCGAAGGCAAGGGCTAGGACACAAACCTCTTACAGATGATGTTGGTGATTGAATGATGATGCCGGTGAGGTGCTTCACGTGCGGCGCGGTCTTGGCTGACCGCTGGGAGGAATACGCCAAGCGCGTCAACGTCGAGCACGAGGATTCAGCAAAGGTGCTCGATGACATGGGCATAAAGCGGTACTGCTGCAGGCGCATGTTCATAAGCAACGTCGAGCTCATCGACGAGTTCATGGAAACGGGAAGGAAATGATGGCGCTAAGGAATCAATTAACACGGGGCCGTCTGCTAGCTTGGCTAGGCTTCTGCCTTGGGGTGGCAGCGACCCGAGTTCAAAAGGCGTGCCTGAAAATCTCGGCGGCCCCATAAGGTGCTGATATGGCTGAAGAAGAATTCATAGCGAACCAGAACGACTATCTGGAGGCTGGCATACACATTGCGACGAAGGTGAAGAGCCCCGGCATGGAGCGCTTCATCTACAAGGTAAGAGAAGACGGCCTCTACCTGCTAGACCTCGCGACGATAGACTCGAGGATAAAGATAGCGGCGACGATGATAGCTAGATACGACCCCAAGGACGTGATAGTCACTGCCTCGAGGATATATGCTATAGCTGCAGCTGAGAAGTTTGCGGAGATAATACGCGTGAAGTTCATACGCGGTCGCGTAACGCCCGGCATTTTCACCAATCCGCTGCGCGAGGACTTCACGGAGCCGAAGCTGCTGGTCATAAGCGACTCGCGCAACGAGAAGCAGGCCGTCAAGGAGGCAAGCATGGTCGGCATACCTATAGTAGGTCTGTCTGACACTGACAACTCCACAAAGTTCATAGACCTGATCATACCGGCCAACAACCGCGGCAGGCGCTCCCTCGCGTTCGTCTATTTCCTACTGGCCAGAGAGGTGCTCAAACAAAGAGGGGAGATAAAAGACAACGACGAGTTCAAGCACCAGGTCGGGGACTTCGAGCTCAAGAGCGAAATCCAGCAGAAGACGTCGCTCTCTGCTCCTCAAGACTGATTCTGCTTCATGCCAACCCGTTGCCCTATACCCCTATATACAGGATGGCAGCTGCTAGGTACGCTATGAGCGCCA
Encoded here:
- a CDS encoding 50S ribosomal protein L18e gives rise to the protein MKLNVERSDVKSWLATLADAQGDAKRAKLWKRLYKLTARPTRRRVEVDLYKIDKNSSSGDNIIVPGKVLSAGALSHPVSITAIAFSGSATESLKGSKCEIVALPEMMKRSRLKIII
- a CDS encoding DNA-directed RNA polymerase subunit N, producing the protein MMPVRCFTCGAVLADRWEEYAKRVNVEHEDSAKVLDDMGIKRYCCRRMFISNVELIDEFMETGRK
- a CDS encoding DNA-directed RNA polymerase subunit D, with amino-acid sequence MEIKIEPMEENAKTFRFRLKGASPYYANALRRAAINSVSTFAIDTVTLYENTSALFDEYIAHRIGLVPIVTPSKGYTDKDEILFSIEAEGPCTVYSKDLESRDKEVKVAIPGIPIIKLAKGQRVRLEGKARMGTALRHAKFQPGLVTYEENNGVYEFTVEAFGQMPPREIVNKACEAIKEQIKDVEKFAKKI
- the rpsI gene encoding 30S ribosomal protein S9, with protein sequence MVESAVDAMKDAQVGVQPPAAAPQADEPKPAQKKPSKRAAKPQVVFAKSKRKESVARASGRKGSGSIRINSKLISVYEPKELRAIMLRPVYVSDMTKELAHKIDISVNVSGGGVSSRAQAVSGAIARVIMGFSNGDTVKKEYLRFDRSLVIDDPRRVEPKKFRGPKARARTQTSYR
- the rplM gene encoding 50S ribosomal protein L13, translated to METKPERKVEVYDASGMVLGRLASIVAKQLVLGKNVAVVNAGRAVISGKAGVLASRYRTRLNLKESENPEHSPYWSRRPDMLVKRIIRGMLPYRRPKGKEAYSRLRVFTNVPEGLKGTKPVELEMKNPAHIYTGYVTVGELSKLLGYRVK
- the rpsB gene encoding 30S ribosomal protein S2 translates to MAEEEFIANQNDYLEAGIHIATKVKSPGMERFIYKVREDGLYLLDLATIDSRIKIAATMIARYDPKDVIVTASRIYAIAAAEKFAEIIRVKFIRGRVTPGIFTNPLREDFTEPKLLVISDSRNEKQAVKEASMVGIPIVGLSDTDNSTKFIDLIIPANNRGRRSLAFVYFLLAREVLKQRGEIKDNDEFKHQVGDFELKSEIQQKTSLSAPQD